A region of the Vigna unguiculata cultivar IT97K-499-35 unplaced genomic scaffold, ASM411807v1 contig_463, whole genome shotgun sequence genome:
GGGCCTGACAACTTGGATAGGCTCATCCAAATCGTCGGGAATGTCGGTATAGTTTTAGCCCGTACGGGTCGTATGGCCCATCGCGTATGTCAGGCTCGTTAGTGTCGACGAGACCGTTTGGGACATTGAGGTCCACCGGCCCGTCCAGGTTGGCAATCTCATGCAGGTCGTCAAGCCCTTTTAGCTCGTCGGGTCGTTCCGAGTCGTCGGATCGGTCAAGCCCAACGAATCGAACAAGCACTACGACGCAAATACGCCGAACAACCCGGACCTGCCCGACAAACCtaacgggcccaatgacccggtcgggtcccgacgacctggacgagccTGTCGAACCTGACGACCTAGATAGACCCGACAACCCATTAGCTCGACGACATGGACACGCCTGATGACCCTGACGGGCTCGTCGAATTAGACGGATTAGACCATCCTGCAAAGGCCCGATTATCCGGACCGGCACGACGACCCTAACGGGCATGTCGACCCCGATGGGCAAGACGAGACGAACGGACCAAATGACTCAACGAGCCCGGTGACCAAGATGAGCCTTACGGGTCGTATGGCTCGTCCAAATCATCGGGAACGTCGGTATAGTTTAGCCTTACGGGTCGTATGGCCCCTCGCGTATGTCAGGCCCGTCCAAGTCGTCGTGTCCattgggtcgtcaggctcgtccgtgTCGTTGCGACCGTTTTGGTCGTTAGGAGCATCCGGGTCGTCGGAGCATTCGGGTCGTCGGGTTTATCgaggttgtcgggcccgttctgGTCGTCGTGCCCCGCCCGATTAGGGTTTCAAAAATCCACTCCTAAAGGCGTAACTTCTCATCATAGAATCCTATTAATATACCAATAAAACCCGgtcccgaagacccgaacggtcCTAACAAATCATACgcgcccgatgacccggacggacATGACAACCTAGACAGCCCGACGACCTAGAGAGGCATGACAACCTTACGGGTCACCCGACTTTGACGGAACAGACCATCCAGAAAGGCCCAAAGATTTAGACGTGCATGACTATCGGGACAAgcacgacgacccgaacggCCTCAACGACTTTGACAGACCCTGCGACTCGGACGAGCCAGCTCATCCAGATGCGCCGAACAACACGGACGGGCAAGACTATCTGAACGGACAAAACAACCCTAAATGTCTCGATGACCAGTTGGAGCCCGACGACACGAATGGCCATGACAACTTGGACAGGCCCGTCTAAAATGCCAGACACGTCGGTGTAGTTTGGCCAGTACGGGTCACAACGCCCGTCTGTGTCGTCGCCCTGGTCCAAGTCATCGTGTCCATTCGGGTCGTCAAGCTTGTCCGTGTTGTCGTGACTGTCCTCGTCGTGGGAGCATCAGGCTCATCGAGAGCAtatgggtcgtcgggcctatcCTAGTTGTCAGGCTTATCGAGGTCGTCAGGCATGTTCTTGTCGTCGTGCCTTGTCCGGTCTTCGGGCTGATCCAGGTTGTCAGGCTCGTCAGTGTCGACGAGACCGTTTGGGACGTTGAGGTCCACCGGCCCGTCCAGGTTGACGGTTTCATGCAGGTCCTCAAACCCTTCTGGGTCGTCGGGTCGTTCCGAGTCGTCGGGTCGGTCAAGCCCAACGAATCGAACAAGCAAGACGACCCAAATGCACCGAAGAACCTGGACCTGCATGACAAACCTAACATGCCTAATGATAcagataggcccaacgacctagatggtcccgacgactcgaacgggcccaatgacccggtcggtcccgacgacctggacaagCCCGACGAACCTGACGACCTAGATGGACCCGACAACCCACTTAGCCCAACGACCTAGACGTGCCCGACAACATGGACACATTCGATGACCCTGACGGGCTCGTCGACTTAAACGGATTAGACCATCTGGAAAACGCCCAATTATCTGGACCGGCATGATGACCCTaacgggcacgacgacccagatgggcaaGACGACCCGAACAGACCAAACGACTCAAACGAGCCCGGTGACCCAGATGAGCCCAACGGGTCGTATTGCTCATCCAAATCATCGGGAATGTCGGTGTAGTTTAGCCTGTACGGGTTGTATGGCCCATCGCGTATGTCAGGCCCGTCCAAGTCGTCGTGTCCATTGGGTCGTCAGTCTCGTACGTGTCGTCGCGACCATTCTGGACCTCAAGagcgtttgggtcgtcgggagCGTTCGGGTTGTTGGGTCTAtcgaggtcgtcgggcccgttctggTCGTCGTGTCCCGCCCGATTAGGGTTTCAAGAATTCACTCCTAAAGGCGTAACTTCTCCTCATAGAATCTGCTTAATAGACCCATAAAACTCGGTCCCGACGACCCAGAGAGGCCTGATAACCCTTACGGGTCACCCGACTTTGATGGAACAGACCATCCAGACAGGCCCAAAGATGCAGACGTGCATGACTACCGGGACGGGCACGACCACCCGAACGGCCTCGACGACTTGGATAGACCCTGTGACTCGGACGAGCCATCTTACTTGGATGCGCCCAACAACACGGACGGGCAAGACTACTTAGACGACCCGACGACCTAGAGAGGCCTGAAGACCCTTACGGGCCACCCGACTTTAACGGACCAGACCATCCAGACAGACCCAAAGATCCGAACAGGCAtgatgacccggacgggcacgatgacccaaacgggctaGGCGACTCGGACAGACATGACGACTCGGATGAGCCCGACGACCTCGATGTGCCCGATGACCTCGATGTGCCCGACAACACGGACGGGCAAGACTAACCGAACggacaaaacaaccctaacgggctcgatgagtaataggagcttgacgacccgaacgggcatgAAAACTTGGACAGGCCCGTCCAAACTGTCGGGCACGTCGTGGTAGTTTGTCCTGTACGTGTTGTGACGCTCGCTTGGGTTGTCGCGCTGGTCCAAGTCGTCGTGTCAattcgggtcgtcaggctcatCCCTGTCGTCGCGACAGTCCTCGTCATTGGAAGCGTATAGGTCACCGGGAGCGCCTGGGTAGTCAAGCTCGACCCAGTCGTCCGATCTTCAAGCTGTTTTGCATTGTCAGGCTCATCAGTGTCGACGGGCCCATCTGGGTCATTAAGGTCCACCGTCCTGTCCAGGTTGACAGTCTCATGCAGGTCGTCAGACCCTTCAGGGTCGTTCCGGGTCGTCGGGTCGATCAAGCCCAACGAATCAAACAAGCAAGATGACCCAAATACGCCGAACAACCCAGACCTGCCCGATAAACCTAACATGCCTGATGATACAGATAAGCCCAACGACCGAGATGGTCCCGACCACTCAaacgggcccaatgacctggtcggtcccgacgacctggacgt
Encoded here:
- the LOC114171994 gene encoding sporozoite surface protein 2-like encodes the protein MDTFDDPDGLVDLNGLDHLENAQLSGPNLLNRPIKLGPDDPERPDNPYGSPDFDGTDHPDRPKDADVHDYRDGHDHPNGLDDLDRPYHPDRPKDPNRHDDPDGHDDPNGLGDSDRHDDSDEPDDLDVPDDLDVPDNTDGSSDPSGSFRVVGSIKPNESNKQDDPNTPNNPDLPDKPNMPDDTDKPNDRDGPDHSNGPNDLVGPDDLDVPDELDEPDGPDNPLSPTT